From one Anaerococcus prevotii DSM 20548 genomic stretch:
- a CDS encoding 2-dehydropantoate 2-reductase — MLVYIAGSGAMGSTIGYHIEKNTDSRVILLDYWQDHIDKINENGLMVSGKVEDKIKIKAMRPEEAEEEADLIVVMTKSMALEAMMEAIKGIIGEKTQILCLLNGMGHEKILEKFVDKNQINMGVTIWAAGLTGPGQIEITGKGTIDVQNIGDDEENGRKIARLLDKAGLGAKYDNDVMFAIWRKVMVNGTMNSMTSLMECTIGEFFDSSRSKDIISELVKEFTEVGRAEGIDLDKKEMLEYIYKTAEEAKDHHPSMYQDLIERNRKTEIDFINGAVVEKGKAHNIATPYNKIVTQLIHAKEDIRGAK; from the coding sequence ATGTTAGTTTATATAGCAGGAAGTGGAGCTATGGGATCAACCATAGGCTATCATATAGAAAAAAATACAGACAGTCGAGTTATTTTACTAGATTACTGGCAAGATCATATAGATAAAATTAATGAAAATGGTCTAATGGTATCTGGTAAAGTCGAAGATAAGATAAAAATAAAGGCTATGAGACCAGAAGAGGCGGAAGAAGAAGCAGACCTAATAGTAGTAATGACCAAATCAATGGCTCTAGAAGCTATGATGGAAGCTATTAAGGGAATTATTGGAGAGAAGACTCAAATCCTTTGTCTCCTTAACGGTATGGGCCATGAGAAGATTCTAGAAAAATTCGTCGATAAAAACCAAATCAATATGGGAGTTACCATATGGGCTGCAGGACTTACAGGTCCTGGTCAAATAGAAATTACAGGCAAAGGCACAATAGATGTCCAAAACATAGGAGACGATGAGGAAAATGGTAGAAAGATCGCTCGCTTATTAGATAAGGCAGGATTAGGAGCCAAATACGATAACGATGTAATGTTTGCCATCTGGAGAAAGGTTATGGTAAATGGAACAATGAATTCCATGACCTCACTTATGGAATGCACCATTGGAGAATTCTTCGATTCATCTAGGTCTAAGGATATTATAAGTGAACTAGTAAAGGAGTTCACAGAAGTAGGTCGTGCTGAAGGAATCGATCTTGATAAAAAAGAGATGCTAGAATATATTTACAAAACAGCCGAAGAAGCCAAAGACCACCATCCTTCAATGTACCAAGACCTCATAGAAAGAAACAGAAAAACAGAAATTGACTTTATAAATGGAGCAGTAGTAGAAAAGGGTAAGGCTCATAATATAGCTACTCCATATAACAAGATAGTGACTCAATTAATCCACGCCAAGGAAGATATTAGAGGAGCAAAATAA
- a CDS encoding dicarboxylate/amino acid:cation symporter, whose translation MQKTKKIGLIPRMILGILVGILVGLYLPMWFTRITVTFSSIFGAFLNFIIPLMILAFVTKGIADLGEGAGKLLGVTVLLAYMSTLIGGSLSYFMSNAIFPGFISAEQVSAIQSSNEISIDPYFEVPITPFFDVTSAIIFAFMLGISISWLRKTKQGEILYKAVGEFNIIITNVLAKAIVPLLPFFILGNFAKMAKSGSVFAVLSIFWKIFICVIALHLIYVSVLFIISGSYTGKNPFTMLKNQVKGYLTAVGTQSSAATIPVNLQCAENNGVSREIGDFVIPLGATVHMPGSMITITACTFTILTMYDMPHSYGLILRLIAILGIAMVAAPGAPGGAVMSALPFLPVVGISPESTMASLLITLYLTQDSFGTAANISGDTALAVAVDKIYNKNILGKKDWQPNPVKTK comes from the coding sequence ATGCAAAAAACTAAAAAAATTGGACTAATTCCAAGAATGATTCTTGGTATCTTAGTCGGTATCTTGGTAGGCTTATATCTACCAATGTGGTTTACAAGAATCACAGTAACATTCTCGTCAATCTTCGGGGCTTTCCTAAACTTCATAATCCCACTTATGATTTTAGCTTTCGTTACCAAGGGTATAGCAGACCTAGGCGAGGGGGCAGGTAAGCTTTTAGGAGTAACAGTTTTACTTGCTTATATGTCAACACTAATCGGTGGTTCCTTGTCATATTTTATGTCAAATGCAATTTTCCCTGGCTTTATTTCAGCTGAACAAGTTTCTGCAATTCAAAGCTCTAACGAAATTAGCATAGATCCATACTTCGAGGTTCCTATCACACCATTTTTTGATGTAACTAGTGCTATTATCTTTGCTTTCATGCTAGGTATCTCAATATCTTGGCTAAGAAAGACAAAGCAAGGAGAAATCCTTTACAAGGCAGTTGGTGAATTTAATATAATAATTACCAATGTTTTGGCTAAGGCTATCGTTCCACTACTACCATTTTTCATCTTAGGTAACTTTGCGAAAATGGCAAAATCTGGATCAGTATTTGCAGTATTATCCATCTTCTGGAAGATATTCATCTGCGTAATAGCCCTTCACTTGATATATGTATCTGTTTTATTTATAATATCAGGATCATATACAGGAAAGAATCCTTTCACTATGCTCAAAAATCAAGTAAAAGGTTACCTAACAGCAGTTGGAACCCAATCATCTGCAGCTACCATTCCAGTAAACCTACAATGTGCTGAAAATAACGGTGTAAGTCGTGAGATCGGTGATTTTGTAATCCCACTAGGTGCAACAGTCCACATGCCAGGTTCAATGATTACAATCACTGCTTGTACATTTACAATCCTTACAATGTACGATATGCCACACTCTTATGGGCTTATCCTAAGGCTTATAGCAATCCTTGGAATTGCAATGGTTGCAGCACCAGGAGCACCAGGTGGAGCGGTAATGAGTGCCCTACCATTCCTACCTGTAGTAGGAATTTCACCAGAATCAACAATGGCAAGCTTACTAATAACCCTATACCTAACCCAAGACTCATTTGGAACAGCTGCCAATATTTCTGGAGACACAGCGCTTGCAGTAGCGGTAGATAAAATTTATAATAAGAATATACTAGGTAAAAAAGACTGGCAACCAAACCCAGTCAAAACTAAATAG
- a CDS encoding chromate transporter — protein MNTLLELYLTFFKMGLFTFGGGYAMLPLLEREVVDKKGWASHEEILDYYAIGQSTPGIIAINTSTFCGYKVCGNIGGIVASLGFISPSIIIISIIAKFLQSFSHLAIIQHAFAGIRVAVCALVFYSVLKMIRKDANTGLKFMVFILTFVAIGFLSISPIVVVITVGVFGILLGRGKKNA, from the coding sequence ATGAATACTTTATTAGAACTTTATTTGACATTTTTTAAGATGGGACTTTTTACCTTCGGTGGAGGCTACGCCATGCTTCCTCTTTTGGAAAGAGAAGTAGTCGATAAGAAGGGCTGGGCAAGCCATGAGGAAATCTTAGATTATTATGCAATTGGCCAATCCACTCCAGGAATTATTGCAATCAACACCTCGACCTTTTGTGGTTACAAGGTCTGCGGAAATATTGGAGGGATTGTAGCAAGCCTGGGCTTTATTAGTCCATCTATAATAATCATTTCTATCATAGCAAAGTTCTTACAAAGCTTCAGTCATCTAGCCATAATCCAACATGCCTTTGCTGGAATAAGGGTTGCGGTTTGTGCCTTGGTTTTTTATTCAGTTCTTAAGATGATAAGGAAAGATGCTAATACTGGTCTTAAATTTATGGTATTTATTTTGACTTTTGTAGCTATAGGATTTTTGTCTATATCGCCAATTGTAGTCGTGATTACGGTTGGAGTTTTCGGAATACTTTTAGGAAGGGGAAAGAAAAATGCTTAG
- a CDS encoding HAD family hydrolase: protein MYGLIFDIDGTILDSMHIWIKPLEDIFKKYGYDLNKIPKEKKGHIEALPFYDMCDFLSKNIARDMTKDEVIDYFEQTIENAYANDLLPKDGAADFLKYLKKKGYTLSVASSTDYKYLEKALKRLEVFDLFDFLATPDTIGYNKSEKEFWEYTIKKHGKSPEDLILFDDALYAIKAAKKEGIRTVGIKDFPWNDKEWDYIKKESDSYVNNISEFEIENF, encoded by the coding sequence ATGTACGGACTAATATTTGATATTGACGGAACGATTCTAGATTCCATGCATATATGGATAAAGCCGCTTGAGGATATCTTTAAAAAATACGGCTATGACTTAAATAAAATCCCAAAAGAGAAAAAGGGTCATATAGAGGCTCTTCCCTTCTATGATATGTGTGATTTTCTATCGAAAAATATAGCAAGGGATATGACTAAGGATGAAGTTATTGATTATTTTGAACAAACTATAGAAAATGCCTATGCAAATGATCTCTTGCCTAAAGATGGAGCAGCAGATTTTTTAAAATACTTAAAGAAAAAGGGCTACACACTTTCTGTAGCATCTTCTACCGACTACAAATATCTAGAAAAGGCCCTAAAGAGACTAGAAGTATTTGACCTCTTCGACTTTTTGGCAACACCAGATACAATTGGATATAATAAATCAGAAAAAGAATTCTGGGAATATACGATCAAAAAACACGGAAAATCCCCAGAAGACCTAATCCTTTTCGACGACGCTCTATACGCCATAAAAGCAGCAAAGAAAGAAGGAATCAGGACAGTCGGCATAAAGGACTTTCCTTGGAATGATAAGGAGTGGGACTATATCAAAAAAGAATCTGATTCCTATGTAAATAATATTTCTGAATTTGAAATCGAAAATTTCTAA
- a CDS encoding MATE family efflux transporter, with translation MNQKLDLTRGPIWQTLVKLSIPLALTAFIQIAYGFVDMIWISRLGTDAVAGVGIAGFVFWIANSLALIPKVGTGVFASQSYGQGNEKETVRVINNGIIQAMILGFCFTIFVLIIRNIFIEAYNLGDAAELAAKRYLFIVACGMIFFFINPMFSQSFTALGDSISPFKINAVGLLANMILDPVLIFGFGPLPALGIRGAAIATIFSQFLVSLCFLFLIIRQDDIIKKSISRIDYRMNWQKEIFKLGLPAGVLSGFHASISMILNRFMASFGPVPVAVASIGAQLESISWNTTEGIQVGIQALVGQNYGAKKIDRVIDIIKVSFKLVASIGLIASLVLFFFRYNLFSLFTPGDSEAISLGADYLLILSLSQLMMAIEIGLAGAFNGLSDTKTPAVIGLVMNTSRIPISLILMPFLGVHGVWIAMSLSSNFKGILSMIFLSRKVKKLKNGHYKEPGL, from the coding sequence ATGAATCAGAAATTAGACCTTACAAGAGGCCCTATCTGGCAAACCTTGGTTAAACTTTCAATCCCCCTAGCCCTAACAGCCTTTATACAAATTGCTTACGGTTTTGTAGATATGATTTGGATATCAAGGCTAGGAACCGATGCTGTCGCAGGTGTGGGTATTGCTGGATTTGTCTTTTGGATAGCCAACTCCCTTGCCCTTATACCAAAGGTGGGCACAGGGGTCTTCGCATCCCAATCTTACGGTCAAGGTAACGAAAAGGAGACTGTAAGGGTAATAAATAATGGAATAATTCAGGCGATGATTTTAGGTTTTTGCTTTACTATTTTTGTCTTAATTATTAGGAATATATTTATAGAAGCCTATAACCTGGGCGATGCTGCGGAACTTGCTGCAAAGAGATATCTTTTTATAGTAGCTTGTGGGATGATTTTCTTTTTTATAAATCCTATGTTTTCACAATCCTTCACAGCCCTAGGAGATTCTATAAGCCCCTTTAAGATAAATGCAGTAGGTCTTCTTGCCAATATGATACTAGACCCGGTTTTGATCTTTGGCTTTGGACCTCTACCAGCCTTAGGCATAAGAGGAGCTGCTATAGCGACTATCTTTAGTCAGTTTTTGGTTAGCCTTTGCTTTTTATTTCTTATCATAAGGCAGGACGATATAATAAAGAAATCCATATCGAGGATTGATTATAGGATGAATTGGCAGAAGGAAATATTTAAGCTAGGACTTCCTGCTGGAGTTTTGAGTGGTTTTCATGCTTCGATTTCTATGATACTAAATAGATTTATGGCAAGCTTCGGGCCGGTTCCAGTTGCAGTAGCCTCAATCGGAGCTCAGCTTGAGTCAATTTCCTGGAATACGACAGAGGGAATCCAAGTAGGGATCCAGGCTCTTGTCGGACAAAACTATGGGGCAAAGAAGATCGATAGGGTAATAGATATAATAAAGGTAAGCTTTAAGCTTGTAGCAAGCATTGGACTTATAGCAAGTCTAGTCCTATTTTTCTTTAGATATAATTTATTTAGTCTATTCACTCCAGGAGATAGTGAGGCCATAAGCTTAGGAGCTGATTATCTATTAATCCTTTCCCTAAGCCAGCTTATGATGGCAATAGAAATTGGTCTAGCTGGGGCCTTCAATGGGCTTTCTGATACCAAAACTCCAGCTGTAATAGGTCTTGTGATGAATACATCGAGAATCCCAATCTCCCTAATCCTTATGCCATTTTTGGGAGTTCATGGAGTATGGATCGCCATGAGCCTAAGCTCAAACTTCAAGGGAATTCTTTCTATGATTTTCCTATCAAGGAAGGTTAAGAAATTAAAAAATGGACATTATAAAGAGCCAGGACTTTAA
- a CDS encoding CorA family divalent cation transporter gives MDYIYKFDTDNGFEKSDIKSFYDVIEDDDFYLMYLGKDSFIDFAKTYKLDNAIIDLLVSDISTKTYMAVEDNYTFAILEMLDIKGNLDTSDLVGFYIENNRLIIVDLYDRDASTSVAFRRMISKKSAARSPGRLLKFFIAALISNHTRVFEDIKNQTAAVEDRIIKNKKLTSSIDIITDNRHKALNLYTSYERLIDTLELLTENENDIFDEDDIKHLKSIAFRVERYSSNITYLNDYINNVKDSYTSKMDLSMNNTMKILTVITAIFTPITIITGWYGMNFDNMPELEWNFGYIYVIILSLASIILGFIIFRRLDE, from the coding sequence ATGGACTATATTTATAAATTTGATACGGATAATGGCTTTGAAAAAAGTGATATAAAAAGTTTTTATGATGTTATAGAAGATGATGATTTTTATTTGATGTATTTGGGCAAGGATAGCTTTATTGATTTTGCGAAGACCTATAAACTCGACAATGCTATTATAGATTTGTTAGTTTCTGATATTTCTACTAAGACCTATATGGCGGTTGAGGATAACTATACTTTTGCCATACTTGAAATGCTCGATATCAAGGGCAATCTTGATACATCAGACCTCGTCGGTTTTTATATAGAAAATAATAGGCTTATAATCGTAGACCTCTACGATAGGGATGCCTCTACTTCAGTTGCCTTTAGGAGAATGATCAGTAAAAAATCTGCTGCAAGATCTCCAGGAAGGCTCCTTAAATTTTTCATAGCAGCTCTTATTAGCAACCATACTAGGGTTTTTGAAGATATTAAAAATCAAACGGCAGCTGTCGAAGATAGGATTATAAAAAATAAAAAGCTTACGAGTAGTATAGATATTATCACGGACAATAGGCATAAGGCCCTAAACCTCTACACTTCTTATGAGAGGCTTATCGATACTTTGGAGCTTCTTACGGAAAATGAGAATGATATTTTTGATGAAGATGATATCAAGCATCTTAAATCAATAGCCTTTAGGGTGGAAAGATATTCATCAAACATCACCTATCTCAATGATTATATTAACAATGTCAAGGATTCCTATACATCCAAGATGGACCTTTCGATGAACAATACCATGAAAATCCTTACTGTAATTACTGCAATTTTTACGCCGATTACGATTATTACAGGTTGGTACGGGATGAATTTTGATAATATGCCGGAGCTTGAATGGAACTTTGGTTATATATATGTTATAATCCTATCCCTAGCTAGTATTATTTTAGGATTTATTATTTTTAGAAGGCTTGATGAATAG
- the sdaAB gene encoding L-serine ammonia-lyase, iron-sulfur-dependent subunit beta yields the protein MTVNASVFDIIGPNMVGPSSSHTAGACKIAHTARRMVDRNFNEVIFYLHGSFAKTYKGHGTNRALVGGVLGFDPEDERIINAFEYAEKAGIKYSFVETDLGDVHPNTVNIVFKYPDRDALSVQGSSIGGGAIVITKMNGNAIEFKANKPTLFMSYAEQKGVIAFVSGILFDNGYNINTMKTIKEDNNVMLVCELDEPLREDILQKIRDGKDFTFIKYIGV from the coding sequence ATGACAGTTAATGCATCAGTTTTTGATATAATCGGGCCAAATATGGTTGGTCCATCAAGCTCGCATACAGCTGGAGCTTGTAAGATCGCTCATACAGCAAGACGTATGGTAGATAGAAATTTTAACGAGGTTATCTTCTACCTCCATGGCTCATTTGCCAAGACCTACAAGGGTCACGGTACAAACAGGGCCTTGGTTGGGGGAGTTTTGGGCTTTGATCCAGAAGACGAAAGGATTATCAATGCCTTCGAATACGCCGAGAAGGCAGGCATTAAATATTCTTTTGTAGAAACTGACCTTGGAGATGTTCATCCAAACACAGTAAACATAGTGTTCAAATATCCTGACAGGGACGCCCTTTCAGTTCAGGGCTCATCCATAGGTGGTGGAGCTATAGTTATTACAAAGATGAATGGTAATGCAATCGAGTTTAAGGCGAATAAGCCAACTCTTTTCATGAGCTATGCTGAACAAAAGGGAGTAATAGCCTTTGTTTCAGGAATTCTTTTCGATAATGGCTACAATATCAACACTATGAAGACTATTAAAGAAGATAATAATGTAATGTTAGTTTGTGAGCTAGACGAACCACTAAGAGAAGATATTTTACAAAAAATTAGAGATGGTAAAGATTTTACCTTTATCAAATATATAGGGGTATAG
- the sdaAA gene encoding L-serine ammonia-lyase, iron-sulfur-dependent, subunit alpha — protein sequence MLTKMKTLKERCKEGNCELWEIALEDEIKNTGKSEEEIWDRLQRTLDVMKKSAQAALETEVISVTGMTGGNAKSMHDYFLKGESVLGETPALAMAMALSTSEINAAMGIIAAAPTAGSSGILPATLMTMYKKYGYSDDELKKALLVTSAIGQVIFDNATFAGAEGGCQAETGSAAAMAAAAVCFLRGYDIQIQENAATAALLNILGLVCDPIGGMVEFPCNLRNANGVMNALASADMAMANVKMIVTFDEAVDALKRVGDVLPARLRETGEGGIAVCPSALKLKAKYIDGE from the coding sequence ATGTTAACTAAAATGAAAACTTTAAAAGAAAGATGTAAAGAAGGAAACTGTGAGCTTTGGGAAATTGCTCTAGAAGATGAGATTAAAAACACTGGAAAGAGTGAGGAAGAAATCTGGGATAGGCTTCAAAGAACCCTCGATGTAATGAAAAAATCAGCCCAAGCAGCTCTTGAAACTGAAGTAATTTCAGTTACGGGTATGACTGGGGGAAATGCAAAGAGCATGCACGATTATTTCCTCAAGGGAGAATCTGTCCTTGGCGAAACCCCAGCTCTTGCTATGGCTATGGCCCTTTCTACATCAGAGATAAATGCTGCCATGGGTATCATAGCTGCAGCTCCAACTGCAGGATCGTCGGGAATCCTTCCAGCAACCCTTATGACTATGTATAAAAAATACGGTTATAGTGATGATGAGCTTAAGAAGGCTCTTCTTGTGACAAGCGCAATTGGTCAGGTAATATTTGACAATGCGACTTTTGCAGGCGCTGAGGGTGGATGCCAGGCTGAAACAGGTTCTGCTGCAGCAATGGCAGCTGCTGCTGTATGTTTCTTAAGAGGATATGACATTCAAATTCAAGAAAATGCAGCCACAGCAGCCCTACTAAATATACTAGGACTTGTATGTGACCCTATCGGTGGCATGGTTGAGTTCCCATGTAATCTAAGAAATGCTAATGGGGTTATGAATGCCCTAGCAAGTGCAGACATGGCTATGGCCAATGTTAAGATGATCGTAACCTTCGATGAAGCAGTAGATGCTCTTAAGAGAGTAGGAGACGTCCTACCAGCAAGATTAAGAGAGACAGGTGAAGGCGGTATAGCCGTTTGTCCATCAGCTCTTAAACTTAAGGCAAAATATATAGACGGTGAATAG
- a CDS encoding alanine/glycine:cation symporter family protein, whose protein sequence is MENLNIIIGKINTVLYFPILVVLLIAVGLYFTIRTGFIQVSLLKEAFKVIKEKPKDESDVSSFQALMISTASRVGTGNIVGVSSAICLGGYGAVFWMWLVAIIGSASAFAESTLAQIYKKKGKHSSYGGPSYYIEEGLKSRKLGVVFSIALIVCYAVGFNMLASFNLQSSFQSYGIYNPNISPKIIGGFFALAVAFVILGGGKRIIKITQNIVPFMGIIFVVVSLIMIILNIGRIPEVFRKIIEDAFNFKAIFSGLAGSSMILGMKRGLYSNEAGIGSAPNAAAAAEVSHPVKQGLVQMLSVFIDTLLICSSTAFMGLSSGIDPSPALEGAPFIQEALASVFGNLGYYFISASLVLFGFTTFIGNLYYVDSNFDYLAKRELDEKQRIPYRILAAFLIFFGAIQEQAFVWNLSDLFMGIMALINLPTILILSNKLLACLKDYKTQIKEGKDPSFVAKDIGIKEELDYWK, encoded by the coding sequence ATGGAAAATTTGAATATTATTATAGGAAAGATCAATACTGTCTTGTATTTCCCCATCCTTGTAGTCTTGCTTATTGCTGTAGGCCTGTATTTTACAATAAGAACAGGCTTTATCCAAGTAAGCCTTCTAAAGGAAGCCTTCAAGGTAATCAAGGAAAAACCAAAGGACGAATCAGATGTATCAAGCTTTCAAGCCTTGATGATATCAACAGCATCCAGAGTAGGAACTGGAAATATAGTTGGAGTATCTTCTGCCATATGTCTAGGAGGCTATGGAGCTGTGTTTTGGATGTGGCTTGTGGCTATAATAGGCTCTGCTAGTGCCTTTGCTGAGTCAACCCTCGCCCAAATCTATAAGAAAAAAGGGAAGCACAGCTCATACGGAGGTCCATCTTACTACATAGAAGAAGGTCTAAAGAGCAGAAAGCTCGGAGTAGTTTTCTCAATAGCTCTTATAGTTTGCTATGCTGTTGGCTTTAATATGCTTGCAAGCTTCAACCTTCAATCTTCCTTCCAATCTTACGGAATTTACAATCCTAATATTAGTCCAAAGATTATCGGAGGATTCTTCGCCCTTGCAGTTGCCTTTGTCATCCTTGGCGGAGGAAAGAGGATAATTAAGATCACCCAAAATATAGTTCCTTTTATGGGAATAATCTTTGTTGTAGTTTCACTTATCATGATAATCCTAAATATAGGAAGGATTCCTGAAGTCTTTAGGAAAATTATAGAAGATGCCTTCAACTTCAAGGCGATTTTCTCAGGTCTTGCCGGCTCATCCATGATTTTGGGTATGAAAAGAGGACTTTATTCCAATGAGGCTGGTATTGGTTCTGCACCAAATGCCGCTGCTGCCGCTGAGGTAAGCCATCCAGTAAAACAAGGACTTGTTCAAATGCTTTCAGTATTTATCGATACCCTCTTGATTTGCTCATCCACAGCCTTTATGGGCCTAAGCTCTGGTATAGATCCAAGTCCTGCCCTTGAAGGAGCACCTTTTATCCAAGAAGCCCTAGCAAGTGTCTTCGGTAACTTAGGATATTACTTTATATCAGCATCGCTCGTACTTTTTGGCTTTACAACCTTTATAGGAAATCTTTACTATGTAGATTCAAACTTTGACTATCTAGCTAAGAGAGAACTCGATGAGAAACAAAGAATACCTTATAGGATTCTTGCAGCATTTCTAATATTTTTCGGTGCCATCCAAGAGCAAGCCTTTGTTTGGAACCTTTCCGACCTATTTATGGGCATAATGGCTCTGATAAATCTACCAACGATTTTGATCTTATCAAATAAATTACTAGCCTGCCTGAAAGATTACAAGACTCAAATAAAAGAAGGCAAAGACCCAAGTTTTGTCGCAAAAGATATTGGGATAAAAGAAGAATTAGATTATTGGAAATAA
- a CDS encoding chromate transporter, with translation MLRLMWEFFKIGLFAVGGGMATIPFLYEIGEKFGYFSNEELLDMIAVSESTPGAIGINMSTYAGINAQGNLGGVLATISLITGPVIIILFIARAMDKFKNSKVVKDAFVTLRPATAGLILGAMSSVLFVTLFKLEAFRQSGNIINIVRPIPLGIFVVFLGLLMKFKKLNPIVVIIIGALLGILLKL, from the coding sequence ATGCTTAGATTGATGTGGGAGTTTTTTAAGATTGGACTTTTTGCAGTAGGTGGAGGGATGGCAACCATTCCCTTCCTTTATGAAATAGGAGAAAAGTTTGGCTACTTTTCTAATGAAGAGCTTCTAGATATGATTGCTGTATCTGAATCAACGCCTGGAGCTATTGGAATTAATATGTCTACCTACGCAGGAATCAATGCCCAGGGAAATCTAGGAGGAGTTTTAGCTACGATTTCGCTAATAACAGGACCTGTGATAATTATCTTATTTATAGCAAGAGCTATGGATAAGTTCAAAAATTCTAAAGTCGTAAAGGATGCCTTCGTAACCTTAAGACCTGCTACAGCTGGCCTTATCCTGGGGGCTATGAGCTCGGTATTATTTGTGACTTTATTTAAATTAGAAGCCTTTAGGCAAAGCGGAAATATAATAAATATAGTAAGGCCAATTCCCTTAGGGATATTTGTGGTATTTTTAGGCTTATTAATGAAATTTAAGAAACTAAATCCTATCGTCGTAATCATAATAGGAGCTCTGCTTGGAATTTTACTAAAACTCTAA